In a single window of the Vitis vinifera cultivar Pinot Noir 40024 chromosome 6, ASM3070453v1 genome:
- the LOC109122721 gene encoding asparagine--tRNA ligase, cytoplasmic 1-like, with amino-acid sequence MGSRLCSRELGFGQPALCSQCLLRAVGLLMQGEAIAQLKSAKASKGEITASVAELNKAKENLSRLEERSKLKPGIPQKYGKIDYSQDFFARQAFFTVSGQLLVETYACAIGSVYTFGPTFRAEHSHTSRHLAEFWMVEPEIAFADLKDDMNCAEAYVKFLCQWLPDNCIDDMEFMAKNFDKGSIDHLRMVASMPFERISYAEAIKLLEEAIKKDKKFENKVEWGIDLASEHDQILASRQGHV; translated from the coding sequence ATGGGGTCTCGTCTTTGTAGCCGCGAGCTGGGTTTCGGTCAGCCTGCTTTATGCTCTCAATGCCTTTTAAGAGCTGTGGGACTTTTGATGCAAGGAGAGGCTATTGCCCAACTAAAATCTGCTAAAGCAAGTAAGGGGGAAATCACCGCATCTGTGGCTGAACTTAACAAGGCTAAGGAGAATCTCTCAAGGCTGGAAGAGCGATCTAAGCTTAAGCCTGGTATCCCTCAAAAATATGGGAAGATTGATTATTCCCAGGATTTCTTTGCCCGTCAAGCATTTTTTACTGTTTCTGGCCAACTGCTAGTTGAGACTTATGCATGTGCTATTGGCAGTGTTTATACATTTGGGCCAACTTTCCGAGCTGAACACTCTCACACATCAAGGCATTTGGCAGAATTCTGGATGGTGGAGCCTGAAATAGCATTTGCAGATCTTAAGGATGATATGAATTGTGCGGAGGCCTATGTGAAATTTCTTTGCCAGTGGTTACCTGACAATTGCATTGATGATATGGAATTCATggctaaaaattttgataaaggCTCCATTGATCATCTAAGAATGGTTGCATCAATGCCCTTTGAGCGAATTTCATATGCAGAGGCAATCAAACTTCTGGAGGAAGCAATCAAGAAAGAtaagaaatttgagaataaAGTGGAATGGGGGATTGATTTAGCATCTGAGCATGATCAGATTCTGGCCAGCAGGCAAGGACACGTATAA
- the LOC100262046 gene encoding LOW QUALITY PROTEIN: uncharacterized protein LOC100262046 (The sequence of the model RefSeq protein was modified relative to this genomic sequence to represent the inferred CDS: deleted 2 bases in 1 codon; substituted 1 base at 1 genomic stop codon), whose protein sequence is MNTVAIEDLEHILNEVKTHILSSPPDPSPMRTMAGGNVANTIXGLSAGFGVNCGILSVWGDEQDGLFVSNMGSSGVNFSALRIKKGPTTQCVCLVDALGNHTMRPCLSSVVKIQADELTKEDFKGVKWLVMRYGIYNLEVIHAVIQMAKEEGIFVSLDLTSFEV, encoded by the exons ATGAATACG GTTGCAATTGAAGACCTGGAGCATATCTTAAATGAGGTGAAGACCCACATCCTTTCTTCTCCTCCTGATCCATCTCCTATGAGGACAATGGCTGGGGGCAATGTTGCCAATACTATTTGAGGACTCTCTGCAGGCTTTGGGGTCAACTGTGGAATA CTGAGCGTGTGGGGAGATGAGCAAGACGGCTTGTTTGTAAGTAACATGGGCTCTAGTGGAGTGAACTTTTCAGCATTGAGGATAAAGAAAGGGCCAACAACTCAG TGTGTTTGCCTGGTTGATGCATTGGGCAATCATACTATGCGGCCCTGTCTCTCAAGTGTTGTTAAGATTCAG GCAGATGAATTAACTAAAGAGGATTTTAAAGGGGTAAAG TGGTTGGTAATGAGATATGGGATAtataatttggaagttattCATGCTGTAATTCAGATGGCCAAAGAGGAGGGCATATTTGTATCCTTGGATTTGACCAGTTTTGAGGTATGA